The following coding sequences are from one Terriglobales bacterium window:
- a CDS encoding response regulator → MSKVIQADFLPRNQEAGSSWLSFTGRPSFNRARRILVVDNDFATTRLIKILLEKKSNYYVLPENDPAKAHQTARDFRPDLILLDIVMPEIDGGEVAARLGNDPELCRTPIIFLTALVTEAEAKSGLKIDGHSFLAKPINISELVGAIEQHLPHSPKANS, encoded by the coding sequence ATGAGCAAAGTAATCCAAGCCGACTTCCTTCCTCGCAATCAGGAAGCTGGTTCATCCTGGTTGAGTTTCACGGGTCGGCCGTCGTTCAACCGAGCGCGACGTATCCTCGTGGTTGATAACGACTTTGCCACAACTCGGCTGATTAAGATCCTTCTGGAAAAGAAAAGTAATTATTATGTGCTGCCGGAAAACGATCCGGCCAAAGCGCATCAAACTGCGCGCGACTTTCGGCCCGACCTGATCTTGCTCGACATAGTTATGCCGGAGATCGACGGGGGCGAGGTAGCAGCACGACTCGGGAATGACCCTGAGTTGTGCCGGACGCCGATTATCTTTCTCACTGCATTAGTGACCGAAGCGGAGGCAAAAAGTGGCCTCAAGATCGACGGCCACTCGTTCCTGGCAAAGCCCATTAACATTTCCGAGCTGGTTGGCGCGATCGAGCAGCATTTACCGCACTCACCAAAGGCGAATAGCTGA